GAAGCAATTAAGTTAGTCAAATTGACATAACAAACAATTTAAGAGGGATTCCCAACGCTTGGCATTTTTGCTTCCACTTCAATTTTAGTGGTTACGGTACCATGTTTTAGGTTGGGTGGTAGCGTTGCTCACCCCTTAATTGGGCGTTATATACCTATTCAAGGACGGAGGAAAAAATGGCCAAATCGACGGTTATTACAATTGAAGAAGAGTTTTCTAAACTGAACTATCTTAGTGGACGTACCCCCAAAACTACTGATGAAGAGTCCAAAGATGCCTTTGCTATGTTGTCAGAATATTCAAATGGCGGTGTCTATATTGGTCACTACGATGGTTACAGTGAGTGGGAACGACATTCACACGGCGATGAGTTGGTGCAAGTTTTAAGTGGTCAAACGACGTTGGTGTTACTTGTAGATGGTAAAGAACAGCGGAATGAGCTTTCTCAAGGGCAGCTGTTAGTAGTTCCCCAAGCTATATGGCACCGCTTTGAGACTCCAAATGGTGTGCAGGTCATGACAATAACTCCTCAGCCTACAGACCATCAAATAGAGCTTCCAAACGGTATATAACAAAGCGTTCAAGACGGATTCACAACGCTCGGTATTTTCGGTTTGATTTGGTTTTAGTGTCTACGGCACAATGAGTTAGGTTAGGTGGTGGCGTTGTTCACCACTTAACGCGGCGTTATGTGTCAAATCAGGGAGGGAATATGAGTCAAATATTAATAATAATTGGAGTGTCAATATTCGGTGTTCTGGGCGCTATCCATTTGGTGTATACATTTTTCACAGAAAAGTTTAACCCTTGTGACGCTTCAGTATTTACTGCCATGAAAAGTACGTCACCAAGACTTACCAAAGAAACTACAATGTGGCGCGCTTGGGTAGGTTTCAATGCTAGCCATAGTTTAGGTGTCATGTTACTACCAGCAATTTACCTTCCATTGGCCGTTAATCATTTCGAAGTCATTAAGAACTCTATTTGGTTTTCTCTTTTACCAGTAGCGGTTGGTGTGTCATATTTAATTTTGGCCAAAAAATACTGGTTTAAAATTCCATTTTTAGGTGTACTTATTTCTCTAGTTTGCTTTCTGGTTTCAGCATGGTTAATCAACACATAACAATCTGCTCAAGAGGGATTCACAACGCTCGGCAATGTTGGTTTGAATGAGTTTATGTGTTTACGGCACAATGACTTAGTTTTGATGATATGCGTTGTTCACCCCTTAGCAGGGCGTTATGTGCTCGAAGGGAAATTTATGTTTTTATTCAAACCAGATTTAGATGATATTCGTAAAGGTTTAACTGCTTGGGACTGGTTAGACTTTTCGGGAAAAACATTCCTTACTGCAAATCTATTCGGAGATATGTTCTTTGAATCTAGTGAAGGAATATATTTCTTCGATACATTGGAAGGAACATTGACTGTTATCGCAACAGATCGAAACGAACTTCAATCGCTATTGAACACCAAGCCAGGTCAGGAGCAGTTGCTATTGGTTAGCCTCGTATCAGAAGCTCGTGATAATCAGTTGATTCTCTCAGAGAATCAGTGTTATGACTTTATAGTTCCTCCCAGTCTAGGAGGCGAGTTAAGTATAGATAATTTGCAGTTAATGCCTTTTCTCAGCAAGTTAAAAGCTGCAGGCGCAATTTACGCCCAAATTAAAGAACTACCAATAGGTACTAAGATCAAAAGCATAGAATTAGAACGCACATAACAAGCAATTTAAGAGGGATTCACAACGCTTGGCATTTTTGCTTCTACTTCAAATTTAGTGTTTATGACACAATGCTTTAGGTTGGGTGGAGGCGTTGTTCACCCCTTAATTGGGCGTTATGTAGCAAAGAGTAAAAATGAAAATATCAACATTAGCGGAACATCCAGAAGAAGTACCGAAGATAGCAAAATGGTACTTTAATGAATGGTCTCATACTGCTCCAGATGTGACTGAAGAAATGGAGCTAGAAAAGTTGCAGAGAAGTCTAAAAACCATACCAGTATACCAATGGCATTTGTTGCACATATTGATGGGGAGTTAGCTGGGGTTTTAGAAGTGAAGCTCCACGAAAATAAGAACTTTTTGGAGTATGAAAATTGGATTGGAGGTGTGTTCACAAATCCAAAGCATCGAAGTCAGGGTATTGCGACCAAACTAATCAACAAAGCTAAAGAGTTCGCCAAAAAGGCTGGCATGCCTCAGCTTTATCTACAGTGTGAAAGCTTTAATGTTGAGCTGTATCTAAATCAAGGCTTTAAACCTCTCCATCAAGCGCGTCATCACGAAGTAGCAACTACTATCATGGTGTGGGAGGCAACTACATAACAAATTGTTTAACAGGGACTCCTAACGCTTGGCCACTTTCATACATGTCAGCTTCAGTGTTTAGGGCGCAAATTTTGGGTTGGGTGGCATTGCGTTGTCGCCCGTTAACAAGGCGTTATATTCTTTGAGGGAAACTTGGCAAAAATATGAGAAAAATCAACTACAACAAACGTAAGCCAAAGTTTTATGATGCTTTAGAGTCACAGATAGATTTAGGTGCTCTTCTAGATGGCGATCTTCTCAAAGTGAAGTTTAATGATCGTGGTTATGCATTAAAAGAAAGTGTTATTGTAATCGAAGATAACTGGTTTCTATGTGAGTTTTCAGGTTCAGATATCACTCGCTTTCCGTCAAGAATTAAGGCTCTTGCATCCCACCTCAATAGTCTTGAGTTACGTGGTGAGTTTGTTGTATCCTACGAAGATGGTCTATGTACTGTCCAGCTACTAAAAGCACATGAGTTAAGCCTAGATGCTGAAGCTCAGGCTTCAGTAACTGAATCAACAGAAAGAATTGCCTTAGCTTCTTCACGTATAGGTCAGGGGCGATATAGACAAAACCTATTATGCTCTCTTTGATAAAGGTTACATCTCTGTCTCCGATACTGGAGAGCTAATGATCTCAAGTGCTGAAATTGAAGCGCAATTAGAGCAGTGGAGAGTCGACCTTAAAGTCAAAATTAGTGGCTTATCAGAGCGTAAAAAGGAGTATTTGGCTTACCATAGGAAAGTCGTTTTTGTACAGTAATTCAATGTATTGAGTACGAATATAACAAAGCATTTAAGAGTGATTCGCAACGCTTGGCGCTTGGCGCTTTCGCTTCGCTCAAGTATAGCCAAGCGTCGCTCACACCTTAATGCGGCGTTATGCCTTTTGGGGGAAAATATGCAGTTTTACAAAGCAGATGAGTATCAGGCATCTTGTGAAGACCTTTATCGTAAGTATAAACTTCAGATAGCTGCTTTACTTCCGCGCGCAACAATTGAGCATATTGGTGCTTCTTCTATCCCTAATGCTGTATCTAAGGGAGACCTAGACATACTTGTTGGTGTTAACGTTAACGAGCTAGAAAAAGCAGTGAAGTTACTTTCTACTTTAGGCTTCAACGAAAAATCCAATACGTTAAGAACACCAGAGCTTTGCATGCTGGAAAATAGCTCAGGTGAAGATGTAGCTTTCCAAGTCGTAGTGAATGGCTCAGAATTTGACATCTTTATGGGTTTTAGGGACAAGCTTCGTGAAAGCCCTGAGTTAGTTCAACAATACAATGAACTCAAGATGTCTTGTACAGGCTGGACTCACGAAGAGTATCGTCGAAAAAAGTCAGCTTTTATTGAGCGCGTTTTAGGACAGGCATAACAATCAGCTCAAGACGGACAACCAACGCTTGGCGGTTTTGTGTCTAGTTGAGTACTGTGTTTACGGTGGTTTGTTGTAGTTTTGCGGTATGGTTGGTAGCCGCTTAGCAAGGGCGTTATATGTTTTCATCAATTTAGGAGTAATTTAATGTCTTACGCAGAGACTAGCTGCCTATATGGTTCTGTAAAAATCACAGCAGAAAGTATCAACCCTAACTTCACAGTTTGTCATTGTCAGTCATGTCGAACTTGGGGTGGGGCGCCATTTTTCGCAGTTAAATGTGGTACACAAGTGAAAATCGAGGGTGAAAACAAAGTAAAGATGTACAAGTCATCCACTTGGGCTTCCCGTGGTTTCTGCACAGAGTGCGGCACTCATTTGTTTTACAAGTTCAAAGAAACAGGTGAATACAACATCCCCGTAGGCTTATTTTCACAATTAAGCGGTTTGAAAATGGACATGCAATACTTTAGCGACATGCGTCCAAGCTATTACTGCTTTGCTAATGAAACTAAGGAAATGACTACAGAAGAAATCATGGCTTACTTTGCGGATAAGGTGTAATCAAACATATAACAAAGCATTCAATAGGACAGTCAATGCTTGGCAGTTTTGGCTCACAGTTTGGCACAAGTGTTGATGTCACAATGGTTTAAGTATGTGGTAGCGTTGTCTGCCCATTAACGCGGCGTTAGGTTGCTTTAAGTTTGCACGGTTTTTAGTTTGGCAGTCAGCCACTTCAATAATCTTGCTTGTCGCGAATCTCAGCGGCCATGTGGCTCGAACTTTTTTCCGGTGAAGGTTTCATTTAATTGACAAACTTTGGTGTCAGCGGCTGAGTTTTTTCGTTTTCAGTGTCTTGTCCAAGTTGATTCATTGGAAGTTTGTTCTCTCAACTTGGTTAGCTTTTGGTTTCAGCGAACCACCGCAAAAATAGTGACGTGGTTGTTGTTCGGCTTTGGGGGTTATTGCGGTGCATTGAGCTTTGGTGTTTCATGGTTTAGTCCTATAGCTTAAGCGAGCAAAAGCGTTTGTAATGAACATACCTAACCATCCGCTCAAGACGGACAACCAACGCTTGGTGGTTTTGTGTCTGGCTGAGGTTGGTGTTTACGGTGGTTTGTCTGAGTTTTGTAGTATTGTTGGTTGCCGCTTAGCAAGGGCGTTAGTTGCCCAGTTGACATAACTAGCTCGCAGGGAATTTTTGTTTTTGATGTAGTACACGCATAATGCGAATGATATCGCCTTCAATCCAGTATGAAACAATCATTGATATCTCAGGAATAATGAGCAATCGCCCTCTAATTCCGTCACGTTGGACTCCCATATGAGGTTGTTCTAGAAGGTTCTCCACTTTGGCTTCGATAACTTCATCGGTTTTTTCAGCAGCCTCTGGGTTGAAGTCGTAAAGAAATTCGAAGATCTTTTCACGATCGTTGAGAGACTCTTCTTCCCAAAAAATCATACTTTGCCTCGGTTACGGATTTTTGCTTTGCGCTCAGCCATACGTGATTTAGCTGATTCGTGATCAACAAAGTTGGCTTTTCCTAAGTCAAACTTCTCAAAAGCCAAGTTAACTTGTTCAGTTAGCCATGCATCGTGAGATAAAGTCTTTCTCTGTTGGTCAGCTAGTTGTTCAGTCAGTTCACGACAAGCGTCGCTTAGTGTTCTGCCTTGGCTTTCTGCCATTTGTTGAGCTAGTCGCTTCGTTTCTTCATCAACACGAAACTGAATTCTGGTGTCCATGATGTGCTCCGTATGTTGTGTGTGTACAAATGTTAGCACTGGATTTGGGGTTGGGCAACTAACAAGGCATTTAAGGGTGATTCGCAACGCTTGGCGTTTTCGCTTCGCTCAAGTATAGCCAAGCGCCAAGCGCCGCTCACACCTTAATGCGGCGTTAGGTTGCTTCAAGTTTGTACGTTTTTTAGTCTTGAGATCAGCCACTTCAACTGCTTTGTTTGTCATGAATTTAAGTGGTCATGTGGCTTGAACTTTTTCAGGTGAAGGTTTCATTCAACTGGCAAGCTTTGATGTTAGTGACTGAGTGTTTGCTGTTTTTAAGTACTTTTGGTCAAGTTTGTTCGTTGAAAGTTCGCCATCTCAATCTGGTTAGCTTTTTTGCTTCAGTAAAAACACCGCAAAAATGGTGGCGTGGTTGTTATTCAGTTTCGGTGGTGATTGCGGTGCAGTTGGTTTCGGTGTTTCATAGGGGAGTCCTATAGCAACAGCGAGTAAAAGCGTTTGTAATGAGCATACCTAACCATCCGCTCAAGACGGACAACCAACGCTGGCAGTTTTGTGTCTGGCTGAGCTTGGTGTTTACGGTGGTTTGTTTGAGTTTTGTGTTATGGTTGGTAGCCGCTTAGCAAGGGCGTTATGTGGAAAGCCTAGCCAATCGGATGTGGCTAGGCTGCAAGCTATTTATTTGAAAATCTCGTTAGCCATTTTCAGTAGCACGTGGCTGATGAAAATAAACATCACCGTATAGATGTTGAGGTCTGGGGTTGCCTCTAAAAAAGGCACATTGGTCGAAATAATTCGGCTAAAGACCAGTAGTCCTGTAAATAGAGAAAATGAGCCTAGAATCTTGTTGATACACATGGTAGCAATTCGAGTTTGTTGATGCTGAAACCTATCGTACAAAACGTTTAGTACGAACATCAGGACTGCAAGAGCCACCAGAGCATAAACTTTCGTTGTTTCAAACGGTTTTAGCAGATAGTCAGTCCAATCAGGGACGGAAGAGCTTAGAGTCATATCGTTACTAATAATATAGTAAGAGCATAAATCTGCCAGTGTTACAAAGACTGCGATAAATACCATTTGGCTAATACATAGTCGAGAATGCGAAGGTAGTTTAGTTTTGAAAACGGTGTTGGTTAGAATGCTTTTTAGTAAACTTGTCATTATTACTTCTTGGTTTTTTTGTTAATTAAGAAACACGAACCAAAAGGTTAAAATGGATCGTGACTTCACTTGAAGCTAACTCTAGATGAGGGCTTTGCTCAAAAAATCAAGTGCTTACTGTGATTGTTTTACATAACAAACTGTTTAAGAGTGATTCGCAACGCGTGGCATTTTCACTATGCGTTGGTTTTAGTGATTAAGGTGGGGTGCGGAAGCTTCGGCATTGCGTTGCTCACACCTTAACAGGGTGTTACATTTTTATATCGAAATATCGTAAGTTTGATTTTTAAAATATTTCAAGGAACTAAGGTCATGAAGGTTTTACCTCTAATTTTGTTTGTATTGGTGTTTACATCGGTATCTACATCTGCAAATCCGGGGAGTTGGATGCCTACAGCAAAAAAGATATCTAGCATTATTGTGGAAGGTGATGAAAACGGCAGAGCATTGATAATCATAGAGGGTGGAGTGCCTAGTGAATTCATCCCTTCGGAGTGTCGTACAGGAAGTGACAGTACGTATAACACCGTGTTTTTAAACACTCACAAAGGTAGAGGCATATATTCTATGGCATTAACTGCATATAGTGCCGGAAAGCCCGTGAAGTTGGCTTTATCATGTACTGGGAGTCGTCCCTTAATTACTCATATTTGGCTAATGTAACAAAGCATTTAAGAGTAATTCCCAACGATTGGCAGTCTTTATTCCATCGTTGGGTTTTGTGTTTAAGGTGGTATGGTGAGGTTCATTGGTAGCGTTGCTCACACCTTAATGCAGCGTTAGGTTGCTTTAAGTTTGTTCGGTTTTTTAGTTTGGCGTCCAGCCACTTCAATAATATTGTTTTCGCTAGTTTCAGTGGTCATGTGGCTCGAACTTTTTCAGGTGAAGGTTTCATTCAACTGGCAAGCTTGGATGTTAGTGGCTGAGTGTTTTCTGTTTTTAAGTGCTCTTCCCATGTTTGTTCGCTGAAAGTTCGTTATCTCAATTTGGTTGGCTTTTTTGCTTTAGCGAACCACCGCAAAAATAGTGACGTGGCTGTTATTCAGTTTGGCTGTTTATTGCGGTGCATGAAGCTTTAGTGTTTCATGGGTTAGTCCTATAGCTCAAGCTAGCAAAGGTGTTCTAATGAGCATACCTAACAATCCGCTCAAGACGGACAACCAACGCTTGGTGGCTTTGTGTCTATTTGAGTTTAGTGTTTACGGTGGTTTGTTTGAGTTTTGTATTATTGTTGGTTGCCGCTTAGCAAGGGCGTTAGTTGGTGAAAAATTCTAGAGTTCATTCATCACTCTCTCCGGCTGTAAGTTTTAGTTTTTCGGCAATTTTGTATTGTCGCCAAAACTCAACTTATATCTTTGCTTCAATAAGTTATTCGGTTTGTACACTTTTAGTTTGATGGCATCCAATTGTTGTGGTTTTTCGGAAATATGAAAGTCTTTACAGACTGAAAATGGGCTTTTCAAAATTGCTTGTTCAAAAGCATTCGGTATGTTGAAAATCCACTATCTGACATGTTGTGTACTCAGTCGCAGATCTTAACTTGAAGGTTGCTAACGCTAGTTAAGTATTTGAATAATTGGGTTCATATGTTTAATTTGTTTCCAACGGTGGTGTTTTGGGCGCATCATCATTACAGACCAACTAACAATTGTTCAAGACGGACCGCCAAACACGGGACACTTTTGGGTCTGATCGAATTTAGTGTTTACGGCGTTTTATTTAGGTTCTGTGATCAATTGATAGTCACTTAACAGGGCGTAATATATTTTTTAAAGGTTATAACATGAAAAAAGCAATAGTAATTGCATCCACAATTGTATTATCCGCATGCTCTAGTACTTATGTTGAAAAAGGCATAGACCTTAATACTACAAATGGCTATGCAACAATTACTACTCAGACTGAGAAAAATAATAAAATTTTTTCGAATTTAGATCAGCGATTAGTTATAACTAAACATAATGATAAGAGTTTGTTAGGATTAATCGATCCGTACCCTGATGTTCTGCATGTTAAAGAAGGCATGCAGTCTTTGTCGGTTCAATATACTCACCTTAATCAATATGCAAATGGCTGCCTATGGATTGATGCTAAAGCTGGCGAAAATTACATTATTAAAAGAGAAGTAAAAAATTACTCTGTAGGATTTTGGGTAGAAAATACAAAAACTCAAGAAATGGTTGGGGGTATTTGTGGGTCAGAACCAAACAGGCAAACAAAATAGAAATATATAACAAGCATCTCAAGCAGAACAAATAACGGTTGACTCTTGTCGCTGTGCATCAAATATGGGAGCACTGTTGTTTGCCTCTAAGCGGGGCGTTAGTTAGCGAAAGAAACGCTAGGGGTCATTCATCGATCTCTCAGGCTGAAAATTCCCCGCTTAGATTTACCTGCTTAAAGGTATTTTGGTGTTGAAAGTCTATTTTTTGTCATGTTTTATGTCCAATCGCAGATGTTAGCCTGAACGTTGTCATCTTAGGTTAGTGGGTTGAACAATTTGGTGCGTATGTTTAGTTCGTTTTATACGGTAGCGTTTCTGAAGCACCATCTATGAAAGCCAATAGACAAGTGTTGAAAATATGAAGGGTCATTAGCTCTAGCAATACACCTGACGCGCCCTATCCTTCGTCTATCTCGCCTGTGGCACTGGCCGTTTAGTACGTGAATCCACCTTTCGTAGTTAACTGAAGTGGTGTGAATGTTAAGTTCTTTGGCTCTGATTCTTAGGTTTGGATAC
This sequence is a window from Vibrio coralliilyticus. Protein-coding genes within it:
- a CDS encoding cupin domain-containing protein yields the protein MAKSTVITIEEEFSKLNYLSGRTPKTTDEESKDAFAMLSEYSNGGVYIGHYDGYSEWERHSHGDELVQVLSGQTTLVLLVDGKEQRNELSQGQLLVVPQAIWHRFETPNGVQVMTITPQPTDHQIELPNGI
- a CDS encoding LIC_13387 family protein, whose amino-acid sequence is MSQILIIIGVSIFGVLGAIHLVYTFFTEKFNPCDASVFTAMKSTSPRLTKETTMWRAWVGFNASHSLGVMLLPAIYLPLAVNHFEVIKNSIWFSLLPVAVGVSYLILAKKYWFKIPFLGVLISLVCFLVSAWLINT
- a CDS encoding T6SS immunity protein Tdi1 domain-containing protein, which encodes MFLFKPDLDDIRKGLTAWDWLDFSGKTFLTANLFGDMFFESSEGIYFFDTLEGTLTVIATDRNELQSLLNTKPGQEQLLLVSLVSEARDNQLILSENQCYDFIVPPSLGGELSIDNLQLMPFLSKLKAAGAIYAQIKELPIGTKIKSIELERT
- a CDS encoding GNAT family N-acetyltransferase, encoding MAFVAHIDGELAGVLEVKLHENKNFLEYENWIGGVFTNPKHRSQGIATKLINKAKEFAKKAGMPQLYLQCESFNVELYLNQGFKPLHQARHHEVATTIMVWEATT
- a CDS encoding GrpB family protein yields the protein MQFYKADEYQASCEDLYRKYKLQIAALLPRATIEHIGASSIPNAVSKGDLDILVGVNVNELEKAVKLLSTLGFNEKSNTLRTPELCMLENSSGEDVAFQVVVNGSEFDIFMGFRDKLRESPELVQQYNELKMSCTGWTHEEYRRKKSAFIERVLGQA
- a CDS encoding GFA family protein, producing MSYAETSCLYGSVKITAESINPNFTVCHCQSCRTWGGAPFFAVKCGTQVKIEGENKVKMYKSSTWASRGFCTECGTHLFYKFKETGEYNIPVGLFSQLSGLKMDMQYFSDMRPSYYCFANETKEMTTEEIMAYFADKV
- a CDS encoding type II toxin-antitoxin system RelE/ParE family toxin; the encoded protein is MIFWEEESLNDREKIFEFLYDFNPEAAEKTDEVIEAKVENLLEQPHMGVQRDGIRGRLLIIPEISMIVSYWIEGDIIRIMRVLHQKQKFPAS
- a CDS encoding type II toxin-antitoxin system RelB/DinJ family antitoxin; its protein translation is MDTRIQFRVDEETKRLAQQMAESQGRTLSDACRELTEQLADQQRKTLSHDAWLTEQVNLAFEKFDLGKANFVDHESAKSRMAERKAKIRNRGKV